The sequence AGAAAATCTTGGCCAGCCAATAGAAAAATTGCTGCAGGAAGCCATCATCAACAGGAAAAATGAAGGAATAACCGGACTTCTTGATGAAGCGTTAAGCAAATATACTGCTATAGAAATAATTAACCGTTTACTTTTACCTGCCATGAAAATTGTAGGAGATAAAATGGACAGTGGTGAAATAATACTGCCTTTTGTGTTGGAATCAGCGGATGTCATGAAAAAAGCGGTAAAATATCTGGAAAGATATCTGGGAAAAACAGATTCCATTTATAAAGGGACTGTTATTCTGGCAACCGTTTTCGGAGATGTACATGATATTGGTAAAAATCTGGTAAAAACTATTCTGGCTAATAACGGGTATAAAGTTATTGACCTGGGCAAACAAGTGCCGGCAGATACAATTATTGAAACAGCAATAAAAGAAAAAGCTACGGCCGTTGCTCTCTCGGCACTACTCGTGAGCACTTCCAGACAAATGCAAATGGTTGTAGAAAAACTCGCTGACGCCGGACAAAAAATTCCGGTGTTAATCGGTGGAGCCGCTATAAATGAAAATTTTGCCGAAACTATTTCCAAGGTGCATGGCAAACCATATGCCGGTAAAGTATTTTATTCCAAGGATGCCTTCAACGCGTTAAAAATTCTGGAGCAAATATTAAATGACTAAAGAACGACGTATGACATTGGAAAGTCTTTACCCATATATAAACTTAAAGGGTATTTTTATCAATTCCTGGGGATTGAATAAAAGAAACGGACCAAAGGATGAAATCGTACAAAAATTTACCGGAATTTTTAACTACCTGAAGCAATACCTGCTGGAAACAGGCATCAAAGGAATTGCCTACTACGATTATTTTACGGTCCGGATTGAAGATAACAGTCTGATTTTCCCTGGTAAAGATGTAAAATGGACATTCCCCAGAATTCAAAACAAATGTATTGCCGATTCTGCCAAAGAAACCGGTACTATAGCCTTGCAAGTTGTTACCCTTGGCAAAAAAATAAGTGAAATCATGGATCTGATGGAAAAAGACGAACAATTTTCTCTGCTCTTTTATCTGCATGGATTTTCCGTATGGCTCACAGAAGCTCTGGCTGAGCGGCATCATGGTATGATACATGATGAATGGAAAGACAAAAACCGCAAAGAACGTTATTCCTTCGGCTACACTTTATGTCCGGACCTGTCCTATCAGCAAGACCTTTTTAAACTGCTGGACCTTAATACCAGCTCCGAGGTTGAGCTTACCGAAAACTTTATGATGGTGCCGGAGCAAAGCACTTCCGCTGTAATTTTTCACTAACCAACCAACTGGGCAATTACAGATTATCCAAAATTAAATTTATCTGTCATTGCGAGCGAAGCGCCTCCTTTGCCCAAGGGTTCCGGCGGGCAAGCAATCCACTTAAATAATAATTTTCGTATATCTACTCTTTCAATTATCTATAATCCTATCAATTTCTCAACAACTTCCATAGGCCGCAATGCGTTGATTATCGCTATCTTTTTATAATTATTTATATCCTGAAGACGAATAGTTTTCTCTACTATCTTTTTCTTGTCCAGCAATTGACGACGATATGTTCCCGATAATAAGGGTGTGTCGGGCGTAACCCAATCTTTGCCATCAAAAAAGCAGATATTGGCAATACTGGTATCGGTAACAAAACCATTTTTAACAATCAGAATATCATCCGCTTTCCCTTTTTGATTAAACAAATTATCGAGCTGGCTTCTGTTTAAATATTTGTGCTCATAAGATATATAATCGGCTTTTAAAATCTTGAGTATTTTTACAGGGAACTCAATAAACTGTTTTATTTCGACCTGCTCAATTTTTTTACCGTAAATAACCTTGACCCTGAACTGCCCTTGTTCCGGGATGTCATAATCATGTTTATTCAGGTCAAGCTCGTCTCTATAGCCAAATAAAACCCTGCGACTCTCGGCTGCCCTCAGGTTATGGTATTTCATGTTAAGCAGCTTGCCGTCCATGGCTTTGATTGTCTCAAATAACAGGTTTCCCTGATCTCTTCCCTCGTCCTTCATCCTTCTTCCTTCTTTCCTAATACCGGCAAATAAACCTTATCCAGTAGTTCCTGATATTCTTTCTGTGGTTCACTATCAATTGTAAGTCCTCCGCCGCTTCTATAAAAATATCCATGGCTGTTACTTTCCACGAACCTGATAGCTACAGCACTATCCAGCATTTCACCATCATAATAACCGAATATCCCTGTATAATAACCTCTGCTATCCTGTTCGAGTTTTTTTATTATCTCCAGTGTGCTTGGTTTCGGGGTTCCGCTAATGGAACCGGCCGGTAACAGAGCGTTCAAAATGTTGCCGATATTCTCATGCCAATCCGCATTTAATCTGCCACATACCTCGGAACTGGTCTGCCATATACTACCGGAGCCCGTATTTATTTTTTCTTTATAACGAAATTTTTCCACTCTTACATCACCTGCCACTATGTCCAGGTCATTCCTCAACAAATCAACTATCATCAAATGTTCAGTTTCTTCTTTTTCCGACTGCATTAATTTGTCACCATAATCATCTTCTTTTACCGGCGAAGTGCCTTTCATGGGATAAGTGAAAATCTTATCATTCTCCATTTTTATAAACCTTTCCGGCGAGAAGGATAGAAATTTGTCTGCGAAACAACATTTAAATTTAGCCTGGGTTGTAAAAAACAACTCAGGTAGTGTCATGGTCAGGTCAACGGATGTAGGGAAAGTCAAATTTAACAAATAAGTATTTCCGGCCCTCATCTCTTCCATTACAGTGTCAAAGGCCAATAAATATTTTTTATAATTAACAGCCTTTTTCATTTTCATAACTGGAGAAACTTTTCCTGACAGCAAATCACTTTTTGTTTTCTTGCCAAATAATCGTTCTTCAAATTGTAAAAAAACATTCGAAGGTATATCGTGCAGTTCGTAAACATGTACCCGGGTTTTATTAAAATTTATAATGAAAACAAAGGGTTTACGCAACCCGCCTAATTTATTCATTCTTGTAAACATTCAAAAACCTGACTAAATCCAGCTTTTTAACAAACTGTTCAATTCATTCAAATCTGCCGGATATTTTTTATCGGCTATTACGGATTGTAAAAAGCTGCGCCCATAACCTTGGGTAAGAACGCGTTTATCGAGAATAATCACACTACCGCGATCTGATTTACTGCGAATCAGCCTTCCTACCCCCTGTTTGAATTTAACTATGGCTGTGGGAATAACATATTCAAAAAAACTGCTTTTCCCTTTAGCTGCCACTTGTTCCATTCTGGCCCTGACAATTGGGTCTGTGGGAACTTCAAATGGTAATTTTACAATAATAACATGCGACAGCGCTCTGCCCGGCACATCAATACCTTCCCAGAAACTGTCAGTTCCCATAAGCACTGAAGTTTCGTCTTCTTTAAAAGCTTTGACCAGATGCCTGTCCGCTACCTTTTTACCCTGACAAAAAACCTGAATGTTATTATCGATTAACTCATCCTTGATGTTGTAATACACATCGCTTAAATGTTTATGTGAGGTAAACAGTACCAGAGCTTTACCTTTAGTAGTTAACAAAATGCTCTTTAAATAGTTGGCCAGTGCTTGCAAATACTCCTTGCTGTCTTCATATTCCGGCGCGTCTTTGGGCACACAGAGCAATACATTATTTTCCAGATCAAAAGGAGAACTCAGGCTGCTGGTTACAATTTTGATTTCCGAATCCAGATAACCGATACGCGATAAATAATAATTAAAATTTGATTTTACCGCCAAGGTGGCTGAGGTAAAAATCACACTGTCCCTGCTTTTAAAAACATGTTCCTGCAGATAAGGGCCGATATCCACGGGCACAACTTTTAATTCATAATAACTGTTGCGTTTCAGCTCAATTTTTTCCAGCCAGCGGATAGAATTTTCTTTTTCCTGACGTATAGCGGACAAATCTTCAAGCATGTAATAAATTTCCAGTAATAGTTTTTTATAAAAACCATATTGTATTTTGCCCGCATGTTGTTTAATAAACTGGTTGATATCTTCCATTTTTTCTTTTATACCTGTTAGTATCGTCTCAATTTTTTGTAATCTGTTTTCAATATCTTCTTTTTCTTCCTGTGAAAAATAAGCGAAACTTAGCCTCTTCTGGCTCTTCTTAAAAAAATAGTTATCTTTTTCCTTTCTTCGAAAAAATTTCTCGATAGCATCGAAAGTTTTGTTGTTATTATCAATCAGGAACCTGCCGTCTTTCTGCATTCCTTTCAGAATATCTTTTACAGCCTTGTCTTCCTCAGCGTTGCTTTCCCAAATCCTTTGCTCCGCTACCTTTACTGCTATATCATGAATACGACGTTTGCTCAAACCGCGCGAAAAACAGTTAGTCGCAGCGTCTTCTATGGTATGGGCTTCATCCATTATCAAATATTTAAAGTCCGGCAATACACTGCCGCCGTAATAAATATCAGCAAATAATAAAGAATGGTTAACAATAATAAGATCAGAATGTCTGGCTTTTTTTCGCAAACGATTTAAAAAACAAGTTGTTTTGAAAGGACACTTGGTTTGCAAACATGAATAGCTGTCCGAATAAATATAATGTTTGTACCTTATAGACAAACTGTTATGCACTTCGGAAAAATCTCCGGAACCCGAATGGAACAACCAAAGCATGATGGACATCAGTCCTTTGATGTCATCTGTATTACCTGATTCCAATACTTTCGAGAACAAATAGGCCAACTTGTTAACACAAATATAGTTTTCTCTGCCCTTGATCATGGTAAAACTGAAATCTACCTCCAGCGCCTTCTTCAAAAAAGGTATATCTTTATCAGTGAGCTGTTCCTGCAAATTTTTAGTCTTGGTGGAAATAACTACCGGCTCATGTTTTTTTAAAGTAAAAAAAATGGAAGGGATAAGATACGCGAATGATTTACCGATCCCGGTCCCGGCTTCTATAACATGATGCTCATTTTTTTCCAAAGCGTTCCATACTTTTTCCAGCATATCCATCTGTGATGTACGCAGCTCATAGTTTTTCATCTTTTGTCCCAGCAAACCGTCTTTTTTAAAAAATGAAAACATATCTTTTAAGCTGAAATCTTCAATAGACGTTGAATTTTCGCGTTTTGAGCCGGATAACTGCCTGTCCTCCTCTTCCATACTTTTGTTCAGAAGCAATATCCAGGGATATTCCTCATACTTTAGTTTGAGGCCGAACAACCCCTTGAGTACATCTTTAAAAAACCAACTGCCTGATGAAACATAGTAATAAATAAATTTCAGGACATCCATATCCAGCTCTTTGACTTTTTCAATCATTTTCAAATAGAGATTGCCTGTCATCAGGGCATCGTCCTTGGCCCGGTGAATATTATCTTCGGCAATATCGAAAACCTTGGCCAAATGGCTGAGTTTGTAACTGCGGTGTGTTGGCATTAAAAGAGCCGCCAGATCCAGAGTATCCATATTGGGATTGGAAATTTCAGGCAAATCACATTTTGCCAGCGCGTTATTCAGCATCCCAAGATCAAAGCTTATATTATGGCCTACCACATAATCATCTCCGATGAATTCCAGCACGTCAGCAGCGACTTCTGAAAATAGTGGTGATTTGGCTACCATATCATTGGTGATGCCGGTCATTTTCACCACATATGAAGAAATTTTTTGAGATGGTCGTATAAACTGGCTGTATTGTTTAATTATCTGGCCATCTTTATATTTGACCAAACCGATTTCAATAAGCTCATTATCAGCAATACTTAGTCCGGTAGTCTCTACATCCAGGGCGGTAAAATCAAGAACTTTCATGATAAATCTGCTCACATATCCGATCTTTTAACTGCCCCATATTTTCCCCCGTTTTAACAGAAACAACAATCCCATTTTCGATTAAATCCGGTTTTTCTTTTATCAGGTCCATTTTGTTATAAACCTTGATTGTCGGTTTATTGTCAATGCCCAGTTCCCTTAATATCTCATTTACCGCTTCAATATGGGCAGAATGATTGGGATCGGAAACATCAATTACTTGCAACAAAAGATCACTGATAAAAACTTCTTCCAGAGTGGCCTTGAAAGAATCAATTAAAAAATGTGGTAAATTACTAATAAAACCTACTGTATCAACAATGTAAAAAGGTTTATCGTTATACACTACTTTTTTGGTTATTGTGTCCAAAGTTGCGAAAAGCTGGTCCGCAGCATACACATCCTTCCCGCTGAAAAAATTGAATAATGAGGATTTTCCGGCATTAGTGTAACCAACCAGAGCGACAATCGGCTCCTGACTTTTTAACCGGCGTTTGCGCTGCAAACTTCGGTAGTCCTTGACCCTTTCTATATCTTTTCTCAATCGGGCTATTTTATTTTTAATGGTCCGGCGGTCAATTTCAATTTGCGTTTCACCAACACCCTTCATTCCAATGCCACCTTGCTGTCTGGACAAATGACTCCACATTCTGGTGAGCCTGGGCATAAGGTATTGTAACTGGGCCAGCTCCACTTGCAGTTTGGCTTCTTTGGTCATGGCCCTTTTGGCAAATATCGATAAAATTATTTCAGTACGGTCTAATACTTTTACAGCCAGTTCATTTTCTAAAACTTTTTTCTGGCCAGGAGAAATATTGTCATTAATGACCACGGTTTTTATTCCCAATTCCTGTAGAACTCTTTTAACTTCCTCGATTTTCCCTTTGCCTATATAGGAAGAAGAATTAATAGAATCTGTATGCATGGTCATGGTATGAATTACTTCCGCGTTAAGGTTTTCTATCAAAGCGATAATTTCCTTAAGCAAATATTCATAGTGCTGTACCTTAACAGCCACTACCAGGACTTCTTCTTTTTCCCTAGGATTTTCAAATACCATTTAATCTTCTTCTTTCAGTTCTCTGGTCATCAAAAGTTGTATAGTCTCTTTGATTGATAGATTTTTGTACAAAACCTGAAATACCGCTTCGGTTATGGGCATAGGTATCTTTTTCTTTTGAGCCAGTTCTTTGATAACTTTACAGGTCTTAACCCCCTCGGCAATTGAAACCATACTTTTTGTTATTGCAGGTAAGGATTCTCCTTTACCGATCCTGTATCCAACATTGTAATTTCTACTTTGTGGTCCCAGACAAGTTGTAATCAAGTCGCCAAACCCGGCAAGACCTGTGATAGTTTTTTCCTTTGCGCCACTTGCCACTGCGAAGCGCTTCATTTCTGCCAAACCTCTAACCAGAAGAGCCGCTTTGGCATTGCTGCCAAGTTCCAGGGCATCCAGTATTCCGGCAGCTATAGCTATAACATTTTTAAGAATACCGCCATATTCCACACCAATAAGGTCTGAAGATATGTATGGTCGTAATTGTGTGGAACCTAGTAAATTTTGCACCTTTTTAGCGAGTACCTGATTGTGCGCAGCGATTACAGTGGCCGCAGGTTTGCCCGTAAAAATTTCTCCTGCCAGGTTCGGCCCGGACAGCAAAGCAAATTGTTTCTTAAGAATAGCTCCGGAGAATTCTTCTGATGCTATCTCCAGAATAGATTTATCCGTATTTTCTTCCATTCCTTTGGTTGCACTAACTATTATATGGTCCGGTCGCAGATATGGTTTAATCTGCTTGAGGGTCTGGCGATAAAATGGTGAGGCAACCACGATAAAAATAAAATCAGCTTTTTCTATATATTCGTTTATTGCTGTGATCGGAAATGCTTTTATATTTTTGTTTAATACCGGTTTTTTTGGCAAATATGTACTATTTGTATGTATATTATTTATCTCATCAGCTATAAGCTGTGTATGGCAAAAAAGATAAACCGGTTCATTTTTATCAGCCAGAAGCTGGGCCAGGACAGTACCCCAGGCACCGCTACCGCAAACGAGACTAACCATAATTACACCTTATTTTCCTGACCTTTGATGAGCCTTTTAATATTGGGAATATGTTTGTATATAATATAAATTACAGCAACAGTGATAAGACCTATGTAACTTGCCGGCATTTGAAAAAATGGCAGATAAGCCAGTATCAGAATAACCAGAGCTGATAAAATTGATGCCAGAGATACATAGCGTGTAAAAAAAATAATAATAAATTCCAGCAGGAATCCTATCATGGCAATAACAGGCTGTATAAAAAAAAGTACTCCTACACCGGTTGCCACACCCTTGCCGCCTTTAAATTTTAAAAAAGGCGTAAAGGTATGACCTAAAATAGCAGCCAACCCGCACACAACCATAAAAACATGCTGTCCCGGCAATATATAACTTGCACAAAAAATAGCTACATATCCTTTGGCAGCATCCAGAAAAAAAGCAAAAGCAGCATAACCAAAACCTAAAGTTCTATAGACGTTAGTTGCTCCTGAACTCTTGCTGCCTGTTCTTAGAAGGTCTACCCCTCTTAATTTGCCGACCAGATAACTGAAAGGAATAGCGCCAAGGAAATAAGCGGCAATAATATAAAAAAGAGCTATAAATTTCATGGTGCTCATTATAGCTTAAACCTGAGTAATTTTCATTAATTAAGAAACGCGGGATTTTATGTATCATTTTACGATAATTATACAGATTAATAACACTGGAGGCTAAAATGTCAGATAAAATATCTTTTATACATCAATATTCAACCAGATATAATGGGATTGATATCGAAATAAAAGCCAATAAAGACACAACTCATTTTCGGACTTATAAAGCAGAAAAAACAGGCGAAGTGATAACTGAATTCAGCGGAATGATAAGCATAAACAATACAGCGTTATGGCAATTAAACATTGACCTTTTAGAAACCAATCCTAAAAGTCAGGGATTATACACCGGTGAACTCCGGGAATCTGGCTTGAATATTCAGGGCGAAATAACTTCCATAGAAAAAAAAGCATTGGGAAACATCAAGTGTTTATATAGTCTTGAAACCGATGCCAAAAAAAAGGAAACTCTAAAAGAAATATATAATCTTACTTTGCAAAATGCCAAATACGGATTATTAACTGACGCTGATGTTCCTGACACTCTAAAAACGGTAACCGGTAAATAAAAAACTAAGAACGTAACGTTTTGAGAATCGTTTCTTTTAGGCTGTCTTTATCCAGACCGGCATTTTTAAGTAAAATATCCCTGCTGCCGTGAGTGACAAACCCGGTATAATCCAGACCACATCCTGCCAAACCGATATTCAACTGCTGTTCATCAAGCCATTCGGCTATGGCACTGTATAAGCCACCCTGCTTAACGCCTTCCTCCAAAGTAATAACATGTTTACATCCGCTAAGTTCTTTTTTTAACAAACCTTTGTCCAGAGGTTTCAAAAAACGGGCGTCAATTAATTTTACATTTAACTTTTCTTTTTGAATCAATTCGTAAGCAGGCATAACCATTGAACCTATTGCTACAATCGCAACAAGAGATTTTGGGGAAGATACCAGCAATTCACTTTTGCCGTAGATAATTTTACTGCTCTTCAAGGATATCTGAGTTACAGGCACACAACCTTTGGGATAACGTATGGCAATCGGACCTCTGTCAGAACCTGCGGCAAATTCCAGCATAGCTTTCAACTGTTCACCGTCTCTGGGAGCCATAACCGTCATATTGGGGATCATGCGCATGAAATTGTAGTCAAATACCCCATGGTGTGTCGGACCGTCTTCACCAACAAGCCCGGCACGGTCCATACAAAAAATTACAGGCAGATTTTGCAAGGCGATGTCGTGTAAAATCTGATCATAAGCTCTCTGCATAAAGGTTGAATATATAGCGACAAAAGGCTTAAACCCTTGCACTGCCAAGCCGCCAGCAAAAGTTACAGCATGTTCCTCAGCAATGCCAACATCCACACAACGTTCAGGAAACACTGATTGAAACTCACTGAGACCAGTTCCTTCGGCCATTGCAGCTGTAATAGCAACTATTTTCTCATCATTTCGTGCCATCTTCACCAAATGCTTACCAAAAACCTCAGTATAGGTCGCGGTAATTTTTTTCTTCAACTCCAGACCTGTTTCCGGGTCAAATTCACCCAACCCGTGATACATGGTCGGGTCTTCTTCCGCGGGTTTATAGCCTTTACCTTTAGTACTTAAAACATGAATGAGCACCGGTTCCCTTGCTGTTTTGGCATAGCGGATAGCACCCATTATATGCGGAATATTCCCTGCCTCTATCGGCCCCAGATAACGTATGCCGAATTCTTCGTAAATAACTCCTGACTTTTCATAATTTATAAGCAAATGTTTGGTACGCATTAATAGTTTATCAATAGATTTCACCAGAGGCTTACCGATTTGCGGTAGTTTTAGCAGCAGTCGTTCCACTTCTTTTTTGGCTTTTCTGTAAAAAGGATTATAACGCAGAGATGTGATATGTTCGGAAAGTACTCCTACCGGATGAGAAATGGACATCTTGTTATCATTCAGTATGATAATAAAAGGCCCCTTGACCGTGGTCTTGATATTGTTAATAGCTTCAAAGGCTTCGCCTGAAGAGATAGAAGAGTCGCCTATTACCGCTACAACCGCGAATTTTTCTCCTTTGAGGTCACGGGCCTTGGCAATACCCAGAGCCGCGGAAATAGACGTTGCGGCATGCCCTGCGCCAAAAATATCATGGACGGATTCTTCTCGTTTTATAAATCCGCTTAAACCTTTGTATTGCCTGATTGTTGGAAACTGTTTGTAACGTCCGGTCAAAATTTTATGTGTATAGGATTGATGCCCCACATCCCAGATAATTTTGTCTTCCGGACTGCGCAGCGAAGCGTGAATGGCCAGGGTTAATTCTACAACTCCCAGGTTGGAGGCCAGATGTCCGCCGTTTTTGGCAATGACCTTGATAATATCTGAGCGAATTTCTCCGGCCAGTTCATAGAGTTCGCTAAGAGACAAATTTTTCAAATCTGAAGGTAAATCCAGTTTTTCAATCAAAGTCATTAAATATCCCTCTTATAGATAATATTGATAATATCAGTTAACTTTTCTTTTACAACTTTGGTTCTTACAGATTTTATCATATCCAGAG comes from Candidatus Margulisiibacteriota bacterium and encodes:
- the hflX gene encoding GTPase HflX; translated protein: MVFENPREKEEVLVVAVKVQHYEYLLKEIIALIENLNAEVIHTMTMHTDSINSSSYIGKGKIEEVKRVLQELGIKTVVINDNISPGQKKVLENELAVKVLDRTEIILSIFAKRAMTKEAKLQVELAQLQYLMPRLTRMWSHLSRQQGGIGMKGVGETQIEIDRRTIKNKIARLRKDIERVKDYRSLQRKRRLKSQEPIVALVGYTNAGKSSLFNFFSGKDVYAADQLFATLDTITKKVVYNDKPFYIVDTVGFISNLPHFLIDSFKATLEEVFISDLLLQVIDVSDPNHSAHIEAVNEILRELGIDNKPTIKVYNKMDLIKEKPDLIENGIVVSVKTGENMGQLKDRICEQIYHESS
- a CDS encoding B12-binding domain-containing protein, whose product is KLIKKNIQGVKTVLGVSNVSFGLTPPARQVLNLVYLHFAFKYGLDFAIYNIDHYQDIKKLPKIEFELAKNLLFNESPKALIEFVNYFTGKVEQPVKKIEKENLGQPIEKLLQEAIINRKNEGITGLLDEALSKYTAIEIINRLLLPAMKIVGDKMDSGEIILPFVLESADVMKKAVKYLERYLGKTDSIYKGTVILATVFGDVHDIGKNLVKTILANNGYKVIDLGKQVPADTIIETAIKEKATAVALSALLVSTSRQMQMVVEKLADAGQKIPVLIGGAAINENFAETISKVHGKPYAGKVFYSKDAFNALKILEQILND
- a CDS encoding aminotransferase class IV, with the protein product MKDEGRDQGNLLFETIKAMDGKLLNMKYHNLRAAESRRVLFGYRDELDLNKHDYDIPEQGQFRVKVIYGKKIEQVEIKQFIEFPVKILKILKADYISYEHKYLNRSQLDNLFNQKGKADDILIVKNGFVTDTSIANICFFDGKDWVTPDTPLLSGTYRRQLLDKKKIVEKTIRLQDINNYKKIAIINALRPMEVVEKLIGL
- the plsY gene encoding glycerol-3-phosphate 1-O-acyltransferase PlsY, encoding MKFIALFYIIAAYFLGAIPFSYLVGKLRGVDLLRTGSKSSGATNVYRTLGFGYAAFAFFLDAAKGYVAIFCASYILPGQHVFMVVCGLAAILGHTFTPFLKFKGGKGVATGVGVLFFIQPVIAMIGFLLEFIIIFFTRYVSLASILSALVILILAYLPFFQMPASYIGLITVAVIYIIYKHIPNIKRLIKGQENKV
- a CDS encoding helicase C-terminal domain-containing protein, translating into MKVLDFTALDVETTGLSIADNELIEIGLVKYKDGQIIKQYSQFIRPSQKISSYVVKMTGITNDMVAKSPLFSEVAADVLEFIGDDYVVGHNISFDLGMLNNALAKCDLPEISNPNMDTLDLAALLMPTHRSYKLSHLAKVFDIAEDNIHRAKDDALMTGNLYLKMIEKVKELDMDVLKFIYYYVSSGSWFFKDVLKGLFGLKLKYEEYPWILLLNKSMEEEDRQLSGSKRENSTSIEDFSLKDMFSFFKKDGLLGQKMKNYELRTSQMDMLEKVWNALEKNEHHVIEAGTGIGKSFAYLIPSIFFTLKKHEPVVISTKTKNLQEQLTDKDIPFLKKALEVDFSFTMIKGRENYICVNKLAYLFSKVLESGNTDDIKGLMSIMLWLFHSGSGDFSEVHNSLSIRYKHYIYSDSYSCLQTKCPFKTTCFLNRLRKKARHSDLIIVNHSLLFADIYYGGSVLPDFKYLIMDEAHTIEDAATNCFSRGLSKRRIHDIAVKVAEQRIWESNAEEDKAVKDILKGMQKDGRFLIDNNNKTFDAIEKFFRRKEKDNYFFKKSQKRLSFAYFSQEEKEDIENRLQKIETILTGIKEKMEDINQFIKQHAGKIQYGFYKKLLLEIYYMLEDLSAIRQEKENSIRWLEKIELKRNSYYELKVVPVDIGPYLQEHVFKSRDSVIFTSATLAVKSNFNYYLSRIGYLDSEIKIVTSSLSSPFDLENNVLLCVPKDAPEYEDSKEYLQALANYLKSILLTTKGKALVLFTSHKHLSDVYYNIKDELIDNNIQVFCQGKKVADRHLVKAFKEDETSVLMGTDSFWEGIDVPGRALSHVIIVKLPFEVPTDPIVRARMEQVAAKGKSSFFEYVIPTAIVKFKQGVGRLIRSKSDRGSVIILDKRVLTQGYGRSFLQSVIADKKYPADLNELNSLLKSWI
- the dxs gene encoding 1-deoxy-D-xylulose-5-phosphate synthase; protein product: MTLIEKLDLPSDLKNLSLSELYELAGEIRSDIIKVIAKNGGHLASNLGVVELTLAIHASLRSPEDKIIWDVGHQSYTHKILTGRYKQFPTIRQYKGLSGFIKREESVHDIFGAGHAATSISAALGIAKARDLKGEKFAVVAVIGDSSISSGEAFEAINNIKTTVKGPFIIILNDNKMSISHPVGVLSEHITSLRYNPFYRKAKKEVERLLLKLPQIGKPLVKSIDKLLMRTKHLLINYEKSGVIYEEFGIRYLGPIEAGNIPHIMGAIRYAKTAREPVLIHVLSTKGKGYKPAEEDPTMYHGLGEFDPETGLELKKKITATYTEVFGKHLVKMARNDEKIVAITAAMAEGTGLSEFQSVFPERCVDVGIAEEHAVTFAGGLAVQGFKPFVAIYSTFMQRAYDQILHDIALQNLPVIFCMDRAGLVGEDGPTHHGVFDYNFMRMIPNMTVMAPRDGEQLKAMLEFAAGSDRGPIAIRYPKGCVPVTQISLKSSKIIYGKSELLVSSPKSLVAIVAIGSMVMPAYELIQKEKLNVKLIDARFLKPLDKGLLKKELSGCKHVITLEEGVKQGGLYSAIAEWLDEQQLNIGLAGCGLDYTGFVTHGSRDILLKNAGLDKDSLKETILKTLRS
- a CDS encoding NAD(P)-dependent glycerol-3-phosphate dehydrogenase translates to MVSLVCGSGAWGTVLAQLLADKNEPVYLFCHTQLIADEINNIHTNSTYLPKKPVLNKNIKAFPITAINEYIEKADFIFIVVASPFYRQTLKQIKPYLRPDHIIVSATKGMEENTDKSILEIASEEFSGAILKKQFALLSGPNLAGEIFTGKPAATVIAAHNQVLAKKVQNLLGSTQLRPYISSDLIGVEYGGILKNVIAIAAGILDALELGSNAKAALLVRGLAEMKRFAVASGAKEKTITGLAGFGDLITTCLGPQSRNYNVGYRIGKGESLPAITKSMVSIAEGVKTCKVIKELAQKKKIPMPITEAVFQVLYKNLSIKETIQLLMTRELKEED
- a CDS encoding vitamin B12 dependent-methionine synthase activation domain-containing protein, yielding MTKERRMTLESLYPYINLKGIFINSWGLNKRNGPKDEIVQKFTGIFNYLKQYLLETGIKGIAYYDYFTVRIEDNSLIFPGKDVKWTFPRIQNKCIADSAKETGTIALQVVTLGKKISEIMDLMEKDEQFSLLFYLHGFSVWLTEALAERHHGMIHDEWKDKNRKERYSFGYTLCPDLSYQQDLFKLLDLNTSSEVELTENFMMVPEQSTSAVIFH
- a CDS encoding aminodeoxychorismate synthase component I, whose product is MFTRMNKLGGLRKPFVFIINFNKTRVHVYELHDIPSNVFLQFEERLFGKKTKSDLLSGKVSPVMKMKKAVNYKKYLLAFDTVMEEMRAGNTYLLNLTFPTSVDLTMTLPELFFTTQAKFKCCFADKFLSFSPERFIKMENDKIFTYPMKGTSPVKEDDYGDKLMQSEKEETEHLMIVDLLRNDLDIVAGDVRVEKFRYKEKINTGSGSIWQTSSEVCGRLNADWHENIGNILNALLPAGSISGTPKPSTLEIIKKLEQDSRGYYTGIFGYYDGEMLDSAVAIRFVESNSHGYFYRSGGGLTIDSEPQKEYQELLDKVYLPVLGKKEEG